A region of Desulfonatronum thiodismutans DNA encodes the following proteins:
- a CDS encoding prepilin-type N-terminal cleavage/methylation domain-containing protein, with the protein MTFGRPSANLRHQHGDASLSQGFTLVEVLVALVIAAILASGLLAAQRHGLNQASRADVLWLHLNTAQEALMGRDIGRGDSHLTAPGGMLPDSRDPLAARITTNPPTPERPSPWVTLTTRLEGREMAWSWPAASP; encoded by the coding sequence ATGACGTTTGGACGCCCTTCCGCCAATCTCCGGCATCAGCACGGTGACGCGAGTCTCTCCCAAGGCTTTACTCTGGTCGAAGTCCTGGTGGCCCTGGTCATCGCCGCCATCCTGGCCTCCGGCCTGCTCGCCGCACAACGTCACGGCCTGAATCAAGCCAGCCGGGCGGACGTGCTCTGGCTGCACCTGAACACGGCCCAGGAAGCGCTCATGGGCCGAGATATCGGGCGCGGGGATTCTCATTTAACGGCGCCCGGCGGAATGTTGCCCGATAGCCGCGACCCCTTGGCCGCCCGGATCACCACCAACCCGCCGACCCCGGAACGCCCCTCCCCATGGGTGACCCTGACCACGCGCCTTGAGGGACGGGAGATGGCGTGGTCCTGGCCCGCGGCCTCTCCGTGA
- a CDS encoding GspE/PulE family protein: protein MMLDAAFPASPDLAHLPQEIVSQYLAFPRRNEFLPVAAEDGTLRVWLLAVRARPLADFLAWRLGLAVRTELVRNEAFFPALEQALALWEEDAPGAEDDVEALGGEADDSGRELLGWSHEDAPIVRLVNRLLHQAVSQGASDIHFEGRENGFQVRFRVDGELRTERRLELAVQSTVLARIKVMGQMDVAESRAPQDGRFQVRVGRKDVDVRVSTMPTLNGEKAVLRILDRSKNILPLSDLGLEPEAVAVITRMIAAPHGIILVTGPTGSGKTTTLYAALRELIRESRNIMTVEDPVEYHLPGVNQVQVNRAAGVTFATAIRGFLRQDPDIILVGEIRDQETASTAVQASLTGHLVLATLHTNDAPTAVTRMLEMGVEPFLLASSLHLVIGQRLVRLTCPMCSSSIHPTHPSHNSHIGCEACRHSGYRGRQGIFELMPVDEALRSLIVQKSSVEQLRAHLKTTGFQTMHDHGLRLVDQGKTTMEELLRVTSL from the coding sequence ATGATGCTTGATGCCGCGTTTCCCGCATCACCGGACCTAGCGCACTTGCCCCAGGAGATTGTGAGTCAGTACCTGGCCTTTCCCCGGCGCAACGAATTTTTACCCGTGGCCGCGGAAGACGGGACGCTCCGGGTCTGGCTCCTGGCTGTCAGGGCCAGGCCTTTGGCTGATTTTCTTGCCTGGAGGCTCGGTTTGGCGGTGCGTACGGAACTGGTTCGCAACGAGGCGTTTTTTCCGGCCCTGGAACAGGCCCTGGCTCTCTGGGAAGAAGACGCGCCGGGGGCGGAGGACGATGTGGAGGCCTTGGGTGGGGAAGCGGACGACTCCGGTCGGGAACTGCTGGGCTGGTCCCATGAGGACGCGCCCATCGTCCGCTTGGTGAATCGGTTGCTGCATCAGGCGGTGAGTCAGGGGGCCAGCGACATTCACTTCGAAGGCCGGGAAAACGGCTTTCAGGTCCGGTTTCGGGTGGACGGCGAATTGCGCACTGAACGCCGCCTGGAGCTGGCGGTCCAATCCACGGTGCTGGCCCGGATCAAGGTCATGGGCCAGATGGACGTGGCCGAAAGCCGCGCTCCGCAAGACGGGCGCTTTCAGGTCCGGGTGGGCCGCAAGGACGTGGACGTCCGGGTTTCCACCATGCCCACGCTCAACGGCGAAAAGGCCGTGCTGCGCATCCTGGACCGCTCCAAAAACATCCTGCCCCTGTCCGACCTCGGCCTGGAACCCGAGGCCGTGGCCGTGATTACCCGTATGATCGCCGCGCCCCACGGGATCATCCTGGTCACCGGTCCCACGGGCAGCGGCAAGACCACGACCCTCTACGCGGCCCTGCGCGAGCTGATCCGCGAATCCCGGAACATCATGACCGTGGAGGATCCGGTGGAGTACCACCTCCCCGGCGTGAATCAGGTCCAGGTCAACCGGGCCGCGGGCGTAACCTTTGCCACGGCCATCCGCGGCTTCCTGCGCCAGGATCCGGACATCATCCTGGTGGGCGAGATCCGGGATCAGGAAACCGCGAGCACTGCCGTACAGGCCTCGCTGACCGGACACCTGGTCCTGGCCACCCTGCACACCAACGACGCGCCCACAGCGGTCACCCGGATGCTGGAAATGGGCGTGGAACCTTTCCTGCTGGCCTCATCACTGCATCTGGTCATCGGCCAGCGCCTCGTCCGCCTGACCTGCCCGATGTGTTCCTCCTCCATCCATCCCACCCATCCTTCCCATAATTCCCATATCGGCTGCGAAGCCTGCCGCCACAGCGGCTACCGCGGCCGCCAGGGGATTTTCGAGCTGATGCCCGTGGATGAGGCCTTGCGCAGCCTGATCGTCCAGAAATCCTCCGTGGAACAGCTCCGCGCCCACCTCAAGACAACCGGCTTCCAAACCATGCACGACCACGGCCTGCGCCTCGTTGATCAGGGCAAAACCACCATGGAAGAGTTGTTGCGGGTCACCAGCCTTTGA
- the fliM gene encoding flagellar motor switch protein FliM, with amino-acid sequence MNKILSQDEVDSLLRGLTGGEIETESVGAGDDSGVISFDLANQDRIIRGRMPVLEIVNDRFARLSSNALANTMRKKVDVNPVSIDMSKFGDFMRSLPVPTSINIFKIEPLRGNAILVVDTRLVFALVENFFGGQGTQPKIEGRDFTPIEQSVIERVVKLFLNAMEQAWTPVHDVRVELQRMEINPQFASIVPPSDVVVVISMEVELENAIGSLVFCLPYSTIEPIRSKLYASFQSERLEVDHAWLSRFKERMMEIPVELVVPLGRTSITGRQLLNLDIGDILLLDTDTDQHLEVKIHGVDKFYCQPGFVKANRAIQVVKEAEVRY; translated from the coding sequence ATGAACAAAATACTGTCCCAGGACGAAGTCGACTCTCTTTTGCGAGGGTTGACCGGCGGAGAGATCGAAACCGAATCCGTGGGGGCCGGCGATGATTCGGGGGTTATCTCCTTTGATCTGGCCAATCAGGACCGAATCATCCGCGGACGAATGCCGGTATTGGAGATCGTCAATGACCGCTTCGCCCGCTTGTCCTCCAATGCCCTGGCCAACACCATGCGCAAAAAGGTCGACGTCAACCCGGTATCCATCGACATGTCCAAGTTCGGGGACTTCATGCGCTCCCTGCCCGTTCCCACGAGCATCAACATTTTCAAGATCGAGCCCTTGCGCGGCAATGCCATTCTGGTCGTGGACACCAGACTGGTTTTCGCCCTGGTGGAGAATTTTTTCGGGGGCCAGGGCACCCAGCCCAAGATCGAAGGCCGAGACTTCACTCCCATCGAACAGTCGGTGATCGAGCGGGTCGTCAAGCTGTTTCTTAACGCCATGGAGCAGGCCTGGACCCCGGTACATGATGTCCGCGTCGAGCTTCAGCGTATGGAGATCAACCCTCAGTTCGCCAGCATCGTGCCACCCAGCGACGTGGTCGTCGTGATTTCCATGGAGGTGGAACTGGAGAACGCCATCGGTTCCCTGGTGTTTTGCCTGCCGTACTCGACCATCGAGCCGATCCGCTCCAAGCTCTATGCTTCTTTTCAGTCCGAACGACTGGAGGTGGATCATGCCTGGCTTTCCCGGTTTAAGGAACGAATGATGGAAATCCCGGTGGAACTGGTGGTTCCTCTGGGCCGAACCTCCATCACCGGGCGGCAGTTGCTGAATCTGGACATTGGCGACATTTTGCTGCTGGATACGGATACGGATCAGCATTTGGAAGTGAAAATTCACGGGGTGGACAAGTTCTATTGCCAGCCCGGCTTCGTCAAGGCGAACAGGGCGATCCAGGTGGTCAAGGAAGCGGAAGTTCGATACTGA
- the fliP gene encoding flagellar type III secretion system pore protein FliP (The bacterial flagellar biogenesis protein FliP forms a type III secretion system (T3SS)-type pore required for flagellar assembly.), producing the protein MTMNTPIFPNIWSNPGPKAVRLGLAALILLPLLSGLAAAQTGAPALNLTLSGGASEPDNVSIALEILFLLTVLSVAPAILLTATCFTRIVIVFSFIRQAMGTQQMPPNQVLASLAIFLTFVIMMPVGKEINDTALQPYLAEDIGFQEALTRAEQPMRAFLFKHTREKDLSLFYSITQMERPTSRDEVPTIILVPAFVISELKTAFQMGFLIYIPFLILDMVVASILLSMGMMMLPPVMISLPFKLLLFVMVDGWNLLIFSLVNGFA; encoded by the coding sequence ATGACCATGAACACGCCGATTTTTCCAAACATTTGGAGCAATCCAGGGCCAAAGGCGGTTAGACTCGGCCTTGCCGCCCTGATCCTCCTGCCCCTGCTGTCCGGTCTCGCCGCCGCTCAGACCGGGGCTCCGGCCCTGAACCTGACCTTGAGCGGCGGAGCCAGCGAGCCGGACAACGTTTCCATCGCCCTGGAAATCCTTTTCCTGCTCACCGTCCTTTCCGTGGCCCCGGCCATCCTGCTCACGGCCACCTGCTTCACCCGCATCGTCATTGTTTTCTCCTTCATTCGTCAGGCCATGGGCACGCAGCAAATGCCGCCCAATCAGGTCCTGGCCAGTCTGGCCATTTTTTTGACGTTCGTGATCATGATGCCCGTGGGCAAGGAGATCAACGACACGGCGCTCCAGCCATATCTAGCCGAGGATATCGGCTTTCAAGAAGCCTTGACCCGGGCCGAGCAACCCATGCGAGCCTTTTTGTTCAAGCACACCCGGGAAAAAGACCTTTCACTGTTCTATTCCATTACCCAAATGGAACGCCCGACCAGCCGGGACGAGGTGCCGACCATCATCCTGGTTCCCGCCTTCGTGATCAGCGAATTGAAAACCGCCTTCCAGATGGGCTTTTTGATCTACATTCCGTTCCTGATCCTGGACATGGTCGTGGCCAGCATCCTGCTGTCCATGGGCATGATGATGCTGCCCCCGGTGATGATCTCCCTGCCGTTCAAGTTGCTGTTGTTCGTGATGGTGGATGGTTGGAATCTTTTGATATTTTCGCTGGTGAACGGCTTTGCGTGA
- a CDS encoding type II secretion system minor pseudopilin, translated as MMRRFDRLPRSHGAVLVLVLVTLLLFSTVVLRVVQHAALTEEEHVLLLQTIQAGFQAEAATHKALELVARSTENLGTTDQSPSPLEWNEDGIRITITPTNAKLNLNALHPPSLHPQVMTRLREGLTRLFQQADTQKASHEGSRTSFQGDTRDIMLWLGEGYDPDLPGSARAADAPYTGIRPSYRPRKGPMQRPEELLLVTGFTDLDPAWVRQHFTVWGTDGRINLNLADRELLLAVAPELEAYWPAIQRHRTEHGFQRLDELIARIRMPMDVYQRVLPHLALEADTLEISVEVRQPAWYELHRIIVERPSILADTPPRILARDIIESRPL; from the coding sequence ATGATGCGCCGCTTTGACCGTCTACCCCGCTCCCATGGTGCCGTCCTCGTCCTGGTGCTGGTCACCCTGCTCCTGTTCAGCACCGTGGTGTTGCGGGTCGTCCAGCATGCCGCCCTGACCGAGGAAGAACATGTTCTGCTGCTCCAGACCATTCAGGCCGGGTTCCAGGCCGAAGCCGCGACGCACAAGGCCCTGGAACTGGTCGCCCGGTCCACCGAGAATCTCGGTACGACGGACCAGTCTCCGAGCCCCCTGGAATGGAACGAGGACGGCATCCGGATCACCATCACTCCCACCAACGCCAAGCTGAATCTCAACGCCCTGCACCCGCCCTCCCTGCATCCCCAGGTCATGACCAGGTTGCGGGAAGGCCTGACCCGCCTGTTCCAGCAAGCGGATACCCAAAAGGCCTCTCACGAGGGTTCCAGGACGAGTTTCCAAGGCGATACGCGAGACATCATGCTCTGGCTGGGTGAAGGTTACGACCCGGACCTGCCTGGTTCGGCCCGCGCCGCCGACGCACCCTACACCGGAATCCGGCCGTCCTATCGCCCCAGGAAAGGCCCCATGCAGCGACCGGAAGAACTGCTCCTGGTCACCGGCTTCACTGACCTCGATCCGGCCTGGGTGCGCCAACATTTCACGGTGTGGGGAACGGACGGACGGATCAATCTGAATCTGGCCGACAGGGAACTGCTCCTGGCCGTGGCTCCGGAACTGGAGGCCTACTGGCCGGCCATCCAGCGGCACCGCACGGAACACGGCTTCCAGCGCCTGGACGAACTCATCGCCCGCATCCGGATGCCCATGGACGTCTACCAGCGCGTCCTGCCTCACTTGGCCCTGGAAGCGGACACCCTGGAAATCTCTGTTGAGGTCCGGCAACCCGCATGGTATGAACTTCACCGAATCATCGTGGAACGGCCATCCATCCTCGCCGACACCCCACCCAGAATACTGGCCAGGGACATTATCGAGTCCAGGCCGCTTTGA
- a CDS encoding type II toxin-antitoxin system HicB family antitoxin, whose protein sequence is MIQEYCQNAIARAEYKKLDDGTWFAEIPGFQGVWANGESIEACRQDLWSVLEEWLVMKIQDGDPLPCFNGLSLHVKEVAVV, encoded by the coding sequence ATGATTCAAGAATATTGCCAAAATGCCATTGCTCGCGCCGAATACAAGAAACTTGACGACGGCACTTGGTTTGCTGAAATTCCTGGTTTTCAAGGAGTCTGGGCCAACGGAGAAAGCATTGAAGCCTGTCGGCAGGATCTCTGGTCGGTTTTGGAGGAATGGCTCGTAATGAAAATTCAAGACGGCGACCCGCTCCCATGTTTCAATGGTTTGTCCCTGCATGTTAAAGAAGTTGCCGTCGTATAA
- the fliQ gene encoding flagellar biosynthesis protein FliQ, which translates to MTPEFVIGFARQSIELTLMIALPMLGIGLIVGVLVSIIQAATQIQEMTLTFVPKIISIFLALLFSFPWIMDKLVTFTRELFLNLPNYVG; encoded by the coding sequence ATGACCCCTGAATTCGTGATCGGCTTTGCCCGTCAATCCATTGAACTGACCTTGATGATCGCCCTGCCCATGTTGGGCATTGGTTTGATTGTGGGCGTCCTGGTCAGCATTATCCAAGCCGCGACGCAGATCCAGGAAATGACCTTGACCTTCGTGCCCAAGATCATTTCCATCTTCCTGGCGTTGCTGTTTTCCTTTCCCTGGATCATGGACAAGCTGGTCACCTTTACCCGAGAGTTGTTCCTGAACTTGCCGAATTACGTGGGATAG
- the fliO gene encoding flagellar biosynthetic protein FliO, translating into MPDPVEPSMAAPTWDFGFAALKMIGGLFLVLALLFVVLHLLKRYGHKAGLTRQLPADLKLVGQMALGPRKSVVVVRYLNKDMVLGVTDSSITLLTETHHDHEHADFSKHLEQSRAKGG; encoded by the coding sequence TTGCCTGATCCAGTCGAACCCTCCATGGCGGCCCCGACCTGGGACTTCGGTTTCGCGGCGCTGAAAATGATCGGCGGCCTTTTCCTGGTTTTGGCCTTGCTGTTCGTGGTTCTCCATCTGCTTAAGCGGTACGGACACAAGGCCGGGTTGACCCGCCAGCTTCCCGCGGACCTCAAGCTGGTGGGCCAGATGGCCCTGGGGCCGCGCAAGAGCGTGGTGGTGGTCCGGTATTTGAATAAGGACATGGTGCTGGGAGTGACGGATTCCTCCATAACGCTGCTCACGGAGACGCACCATGACCATGAACACGCCGATTTTTCCAAACATTTGGAGCAATCCAGGGCCAAAGGCGGTTAG
- a CDS encoding PulJ/GspJ family protein — translation MTPRNASTHHDSCSTPSLPGFTLVEILVALVVAGMLIALLAAILGRGVVASSALEETVENQRSRVVLHRLLSMDLRGMLPETELTITEHGFTLETVANHLVPGPLPMTVTWDFSQRQVRRTEEQPDLDYVQELLVISDLRAWSLAFHDLTEGRWVELRSWLHGTQRPAPAGLRLELRPTGVQTTWDIVHRLPLEHDAPL, via the coding sequence ATGACGCCACGGAACGCTTCCACTCATCACGACAGCTGCTCCACGCCCTCCCTTCCCGGCTTCACCCTGGTGGAAATCCTGGTGGCCCTGGTGGTGGCCGGGATGCTCATCGCCCTGCTCGCGGCAATCCTCGGGCGCGGGGTCGTGGCCTCGTCCGCCCTGGAGGAAACCGTGGAAAACCAGCGCTCCCGGGTCGTCCTGCACCGGTTGCTGAGCATGGACCTGCGGGGCATGTTGCCGGAAACGGAACTGACCATCACGGAGCACGGATTCACGCTGGAGACGGTCGCCAACCACCTTGTTCCCGGCCCCCTGCCCATGACCGTGACCTGGGACTTTTCCCAGCGCCAGGTCCGCCGCACCGAAGAGCAGCCGGACCTGGACTATGTCCAGGAACTGCTGGTGATCTCGGATCTGCGAGCCTGGAGCCTGGCCTTCCACGACCTGACCGAGGGCCGCTGGGTGGAACTGCGCTCGTGGCTGCACGGCACGCAGCGCCCAGCCCCCGCGGGCCTGCGGCTGGAACTGCGCCCTACCGGCGTACAAACCACATGGGATATCGTCCATCGCCTGCCCCTGGAGCATGATGCGCCGCTTTGA
- a CDS encoding type II toxin-antitoxin system HicA family toxin — protein sequence MPLSRRQLIQKMRLLGFHGPYSGGKHQFMAKETLKVRIPNPHKSNEISEALLSEILRQAGISRKDILN from the coding sequence ATGCCTCTTTCACGTCGACAGCTTATTCAAAAGATGCGCCTGCTTGGCTTCCATGGTCCCTATTCCGGAGGCAAGCACCAATTCATGGCCAAAGAAACACTCAAGGTTCGCATTCCGAATCCCCACAAATCCAATGAAATATCCGAAGCCCTGTTGTCCGAAATACTCCGGCAAGCAGGGATTTCCAGAAAAGACATCTTGAATTAA
- a CDS encoding type II toxin-antitoxin system HicB family antitoxin: MHLEYIQEALSRAHYEMIDDDEPYYGEVYGLPGVWATGTTLEACRENLREVIAGWINIRLKQGLAPCPHPIKGW; encoded by the coding sequence ATGCACCTGGAATATATTCAGGAAGCGCTAAGCAGGGCGCACTACGAAATGATTGACGATGATGAACCTTACTACGGTGAAGTTTACGGCTTGCCGGGTGTTTGGGCCACCGGAACGACCCTGGAAGCATGCCGCGAAAACCTGCGAGAAGTCATAGCAGGCTGGATAAACATCCGCTTGAAACAAGGCCTTGCACCCTGCCCCCACCCAATCAAAGGCTGGTGA
- the fliN gene encoding flagellar motor switch protein FliN, with the protein MSDESMDQDKLAEEWAKALEEMDEGGEPEDPFEAATKAAAQTGNKSESQEDMADEWAKALAMEEETQLKKEKQQKSFAAKTEDPKFKDLTSDAKTPKEKTKRDLDFILDIPLDVSAELGRTKLLINELLQLGQGSVVELNKLAGEPLEIFVNGKLVARGEAVVINEKFGVRLTDIISPIERVKQLA; encoded by the coding sequence ATGAGCGACGAGTCAATGGACCAGGATAAACTGGCTGAAGAGTGGGCCAAGGCCCTGGAAGAGATGGACGAGGGCGGAGAGCCGGAGGATCCGTTCGAGGCGGCCACCAAAGCCGCCGCCCAGACCGGCAATAAGAGCGAAAGCCAGGAGGATATGGCGGACGAATGGGCCAAGGCCCTGGCCATGGAAGAGGAGACGCAGCTCAAGAAGGAGAAACAGCAGAAGTCCTTCGCCGCCAAGACCGAGGATCCCAAGTTCAAGGATTTGACGTCGGACGCCAAGACCCCCAAGGAGAAGACCAAACGGGACCTGGATTTCATCCTGGACATCCCGCTGGATGTTTCCGCCGAGCTAGGGCGGACCAAGCTGTTGATCAACGAGCTGCTCCAGCTTGGGCAGGGTTCCGTGGTGGAGTTGAACAAGCTGGCCGGCGAACCTTTGGAAATTTTCGTCAACGGCAAGCTGGTGGCTCGGGGCGAAGCCGTGGTGATCAACGAAAAATTCGGGGTGCGGCTGACGGACATCATCAGCCCCATTGAAAGGGTGAAACAACTTGCCTGA
- a CDS encoding PDZ domain-containing protein yields MATTNAATESWTAVILEANILGLESPEQEHISPEPVTGASSFDWRLLGTITGARPKALVRRDEEFVIADQGDMLDGWELVEVRARSAVFASGDRREEVLFWDGQGEAMETGAGFRPPEMQTWAAPGVGTRVSLSRKDVQPLLSDPNALLQMASFKPFTIDGRVSGFQVLSIRPDSLLHKVGLRNGDVLARINGQALTGPTQLLQAYSGMDRSSLVTLDVQRASQMQTFILELN; encoded by the coding sequence ATGGCAACGACCAACGCCGCCACCGAGTCCTGGACGGCTGTGATCCTGGAAGCAAATATTCTGGGATTGGAATCTCCCGAACAAGAACACATCTCTCCGGAACCCGTCACCGGGGCTTCGTCCTTTGACTGGCGCCTGCTGGGCACGATCACCGGAGCCAGGCCCAAGGCCCTGGTGCGTCGCGACGAGGAGTTCGTGATCGCGGACCAGGGCGACATGCTTGACGGATGGGAACTGGTGGAAGTGCGGGCCCGGTCAGCGGTGTTTGCGTCCGGAGATCGGCGAGAAGAGGTTCTTTTTTGGGACGGTCAAGGCGAAGCCATGGAAACAGGCGCGGGATTTCGTCCACCCGAGATGCAGACTTGGGCGGCCCCCGGGGTCGGAACCCGGGTCAGTCTCTCCCGAAAAGATGTCCAACCGCTGCTTTCCGACCCGAACGCGCTGCTGCAAATGGCCAGCTTCAAGCCGTTCACGATTGATGGCCGGGTCAGCGGCTTCCAGGTACTCAGTATTCGTCCGGATTCCCTGCTGCACAAGGTAGGGTTGCGTAACGGGGACGTGCTGGCCAGAATAAACGGTCAAGCACTGACCGGGCCAACCCAGCTCCTTCAGGCCTATTCCGGGATGGACCGATCTTCCCTGGTCACCCTGGACGTCCAACGAGCCTCCCAGATGCAGACTTTTATCCTTGAACTGAATTAG
- the gspD gene encoding type II secretion system secretin GspD, whose product MKRLTACCGVQCLIALVFVLLVLILSLGVVSAQEAEDREDQRMTANLEGITLRDFIVFVGRFTGRNMVFREDQIPPVKVSLHSQAPMTEPELLAVLDRVLASNNLDLVAQGDLFYVLQSPQASEMVDPLRPGLEPGEDSELLTTVIRLHQRLPREQVSELLQPFASRFGLIMEIPQAQALLLRDTRSRVRKMQEVLEAVLSLGARWDVELLPLHQAQAAVTARKVGQLYEELFSRGHLAETPVILAVEWSNSLLVAGSDEQRQAVRGLLENLDRITDSSADMSMYALKNAKASSAADVLRTLLQGDQVGGAEEGTNGRGVLVAADAETNSVLVLAEPRIQRQVESIIAHLDRPLDQVFVEALIVETSLENSQDFGVEWVVGGGGSDGVATGGFLGSPSSLTPLLATAAPPLAPGGFTVGALGNAITYAGETFSTLGALISFMKTARDFNILSTPQIMTLDNAEAEIFVGENRAYQVSEKFDTQNNPIKTFEYRDVGIRLKVTPHINAETGVIRMQVEQEVSNVIDSAGEDDRPRTRSRNTRTNVQIPDGFTMVISGLMQNEFGQVRRAVPGLSKIPVLGWLFRREAVSAEKATLMVFLSARIINTVEQAEELTRRRMDNLREGQRTSRELLQREFWQGGDQHGFDLDREMGRELGREREQELDRESDQ is encoded by the coding sequence ATGAAAAGATTAACGGCATGTTGCGGCGTGCAGTGTTTGATCGCCCTGGTTTTCGTGCTTTTGGTACTCATCCTTTCCTTGGGAGTGGTTTCAGCCCAGGAAGCGGAAGATCGAGAAGACCAACGAATGACCGCCAACCTGGAGGGGATTACCCTGCGTGATTTCATTGTGTTCGTCGGCCGGTTCACCGGCCGGAACATGGTTTTTCGCGAGGATCAGATCCCGCCGGTAAAGGTTTCCCTGCATTCTCAGGCACCTATGACCGAACCGGAGCTGCTGGCCGTGCTGGATCGGGTTTTGGCCAGCAACAACCTGGATCTGGTGGCCCAGGGCGACCTGTTCTACGTCTTGCAGTCCCCGCAGGCTTCGGAAATGGTTGATCCGCTCCGGCCCGGTCTGGAGCCCGGAGAGGACAGCGAGCTGCTGACCACGGTCATTCGCCTGCACCAGCGTTTGCCGCGGGAGCAGGTCAGCGAACTGCTGCAGCCCTTTGCCTCCCGGTTCGGGTTGATCATGGAGATTCCCCAGGCCCAGGCCTTGCTCCTCCGGGACACCCGTTCCAGAGTGCGCAAGATGCAGGAGGTGCTGGAGGCGGTGCTGTCCTTGGGCGCGCGTTGGGACGTGGAACTGCTGCCTCTGCATCAGGCCCAGGCCGCGGTCACGGCCCGGAAGGTGGGGCAGTTGTACGAGGAGCTGTTTTCCCGCGGCCATCTGGCCGAGACTCCGGTGATCCTGGCGGTGGAATGGTCCAATTCCCTGCTGGTGGCGGGCTCCGATGAGCAGCGTCAAGCCGTGCGCGGCTTGCTGGAGAACCTGGACCGGATCACGGACTCCAGCGCGGACATGAGCATGTACGCCCTGAAGAACGCCAAGGCCTCCTCCGCCGCGGACGTGCTGCGCACCCTGCTCCAGGGGGACCAAGTCGGAGGAGCGGAGGAGGGCACGAACGGTCGCGGTGTCCTGGTGGCCGCGGACGCGGAGACCAACTCCGTGTTGGTTCTGGCCGAGCCGCGGATTCAGCGCCAGGTGGAGTCTATCATCGCCCATTTGGATCGCCCCTTGGATCAGGTTTTCGTGGAGGCCCTGATCGTGGAGACATCCCTGGAGAACAGCCAGGACTTCGGCGTGGAGTGGGTCGTGGGCGGAGGCGGATCAGATGGAGTGGCCACGGGCGGTTTTCTGGGGTCACCTTCGAGCCTGACGCCCTTGCTGGCGACGGCGGCTCCGCCGTTGGCACCGGGAGGGTTTACCGTGGGAGCCCTGGGCAATGCCATTACCTACGCCGGGGAGACGTTTTCCACCCTCGGTGCCTTGATCAGCTTCATGAAAACCGCCCGGGACTTCAATATTCTCTCCACACCGCAGATCATGACCCTGGACAACGCCGAGGCGGAAATCTTCGTGGGCGAGAACCGCGCCTATCAGGTCAGCGAGAAATTCGACACCCAGAACAATCCCATCAAGACCTTCGAATACCGGGACGTCGGGATCAGGCTGAAGGTTACGCCGCACATCAATGCCGAGACCGGGGTGATCCGGATGCAGGTGGAGCAAGAGGTCAGCAACGTGATCGATTCGGCCGGTGAGGACGACCGGCCGCGAACCCGGAGCCGGAACACCAGAACCAATGTTCAGATTCCGGACGGGTTCACCATGGTCATCAGCGGGCTGATGCAGAACGAATTCGGCCAGGTCCGCAGGGCCGTACCGGGTCTGTCCAAAATTCCGGTCCTGGGCTGGTTGTTTCGCCGGGAGGCGGTCTCCGCGGAGAAAGCGACCCTGATGGTCTTTCTGTCGGCCAGAATCATCAACACCGTGGAGCAGGCCGAGGAATTAACCCGGCGGCGGATGGACAACCTGCGGGAAGGCCAGCGCACCAGCCGGGAACTGCTGCAAAGGGAGTTCTGGCAGGGCGGGGACCAGCACGGCTTTGATCTGGATCGGGAGATGGGCCGGGAACTGGGTCGCGAACGTGAACAAGAGTTGGATCGAGAGTCCGATCAATGA